The following proteins come from a genomic window of Musa acuminata AAA Group cultivar baxijiao chromosome BXJ1-7, Cavendish_Baxijiao_AAA, whole genome shotgun sequence:
- the LOC135679629 gene encoding uncharacterized protein LOC135679629: MSTADHRTADGSTTPRRGRVCFSFAAYAKSVVAHLCSSGVPVVPGLSDAEFAAVESAYGFDFPPDLRSILCEGLPVGPGFPNWRSASSQQLRLLLDLPVAGLLHEIAAGSFWPRAWGPRPRDPQVVAAARDALHRAPPLVPVYRHYYVSTAPSLAGNPVFYVRGGHVRLAGLDLPDFFRRERPRGWAAGVPAPAWAATSARRVEVWTELAEGETTVERQRGVSPWETTVERRLGEARRRLTEGGWSDEEVREMVAAGPESDDGDRAWSSSAVNSVVPVLRDREGVSRQLQLLSLRLLRGGWSYDDVVDSMGWTRSEAAGGEVTIGPRTKEAQKHGNRG; the protein is encoded by the coding sequence ATGTCGACGGCGGACCACAGGACCGCCGATGGCTCGACGACGCCCCGCCGCGGCCGCGTGTGCTTTTCCTTCGCCGCCTACGCCAAGTCCGTCGTCGCCCACCTCTGCTCCTCCGGTGTTCCTGTCGTCCCCGGCCTCTCCGACGCTGAATTCGCCGCCGTCGAATCCGCCTACGGCTTCGACTTTCCGCCCGACCTCCGCTCCATCCTCTGCGAGGGCCTTCCCGTCGGCCCCGGCTTCCCCAACTGGCGCTCCGCCTCGTCGCAGCAGCTCCGCCTCCTACTTGACCTCCCCGTTGCCGGTCTCCTCCACGAGATCGCCGCGGGGAGCTTCTGGCCTCGGGCCTGGGGCCCGCGACCCCGGGACCCTCAGGTCGTCGCAGCCGCGAGGGATGCCCTGCACCGGGCCCCGCCACTCGTCCCTGTCTACCGGCACTACTACGTGTCGACCGCCCCGAGCCTCGCGGGGAACCCGGTGTTCTATGTACGTGGCGGCCACGTCCGGCTCGCCGGGCTCGACCTCCCGGACTTCTTTCGGCGCGAGCGGCCGCGGGGGTGGGCGGCGGGGGTTCCGGCCCCCGCGTGGGCGGCCACGTCCGCAAGGAGGGTGGAAGTTTGGACGGAGCTGGCGGAAGGGGAGACGACAGTGGAGCGGCAGCGCGGCGTTTCGCCGTGGGAGACGACGGTGGAGCGGCGGCTAGGGGAGGCGAGGCGTCGGCTGACGGAAGGGGGGTGGAGCGATGAGGAGGTGAGGGAGATGGTGGCGGCGGGACCAGAGTCGGACGACGGGGACCGGGCCTGGTCCTCCTCGGCCGTGAACTCGGTGGTGCCGGTGCTGAGGGACCGGGAGGGCGTGTCGCGGCAGCTGCAGCTGCTGTCCCTGCGGCTGCTCCGCGGCGGGTGGAGCTACGACGACGTGGTCGATTCGATGGGGTGGACGCGCTCCGAGGCGGCAGGTGGTGAAGTGACGATTGGACCCCGCACAAAGGAAGCACAGAAGCATGGCAACCGCGGATGA
- the LOC135679627 gene encoding probable inactive poly [ADP-ribose] polymerase SRO3: MDLSNPRFSTATRLAADVEPAPTDMASAAILFRQSSSLTIREFKNYKRSAAPSRFLFFRDGSWADFPPAVFDALREGFVAGKTAFELTVEGRPYFFDVLEMLQVDLETGTVNSIAWIDVHGRCFFPAVGVDERSISALPNPEPEIECNPLGFWQEQSGESSGESSDETSATSSLDQPRWPGAEAVRDGDKYFKIVEKLFLSGFRRFAPNTIVTSIHKCSQSGPLRASRLKAFRMHVEMTKAARGDANVRFGWYGASATEMATIVSHGFGQTNNRSLASGARGVGVHLSEPHSPYLSSLSTDADASGERHMVLCRVIVGRPEMVEEGSVQYHPSSEEFDSGVDDIAHPTWYVVWSTHMNTHILPESIVSYKPSTKQPQGPPQSVNSARNPALDISIPRLLEELGRCLPASSTAPLQMIFKQYMGRKMSKKTFFRCIRSITGDEVLISTIKRMRGH, translated from the exons ATGGATCTATCGAACCCTCGCTTCTCGACTGCGACAAGGTTGGCCGCCGACGTTGAGCCCGCGCCCACAGATATGGCGTCTGCGGCGATCTTGTTCCGGCAATCGAGCAGTTTGACGATCCGGGAGTTCAAGAACTACAAGAGGAGCGCCGCCCCGTCGAGGTTCTTGTTCTTCCGAGACGGCTCGTGGGCCGACTTCCCTCCGGCGGTGTTCGACGCCCTCCGGGAGGGATTCGTCGCCGGGAAGACCGCCTTCGAACTGACAGTCGAAGGGCGCCCCTACTTCTTCGATGTCCTCGAGATGTTGCAGGTCGATCTGGAGACCGGCACGGTGAACTCCATCGCCTGGATCGATGTCCACGGTCGATGCTTCTTCCCGGCCGTGGGTGTCGACGAGCGGAGTATCTCAGCCCTGCCCAATCCAGAACCAGAGATTGAATGCAATCCGCTCGGGTTTTGGCAAGAACAGAGTGGCGAAAGCAGTGGCGAAAGCAGCGACGAAACCTCCGCGACCTCTAGTTTGGACCAACCGAGGTGGCCCGGAGCGGAGGCAGTGAGGGATGGGGACAAGTACTTCAAGATCGTAGAGAAGTTGTTCCTTTCGGGCTTTCGGCGATTCGCCCCCAACACCATCGTCACTTCGATCCACAAGTGCTCGCAATCCGGTCCCCTCCGCGCTTCCCGGTTGAAAGCCTTTCGGATGCATGTGGAAATGACTAAAGCCGCCCGCGGCGACGCCAACGTGAGATTTGGCTGGTACGGAGCGTCGGCGACGGAAATGGCGACCATCGTTTCCCACGGCTTCGGGCAGACCAACAACAGGAGCCTGGCTTCGGGCGCTCGCGGCGTCGGCGTCCACCTCTCCGAGCCACATTCGCCATACTTGAG TTCTCTGTCGACGGACGCCGACGCCAGCGGCGAACGGCACATGGTGCTGTGCCGGGTGATCGTGGGGAGGCCCGAGATGGTGGAGGAAGGGTCGGTCCAGTATCACCCCAGCAGCGAGGAGTTCGATAGCGGCGTCGACGACATCGCACATCCGACATGGTATGTGGTGTGGAGCACCCACATGAACACACACATACTCCCCGAGTCTATTGTGAGCTACAAGCCCTCAACAAAGCAGCCTCAAG GTCCTCCGCAGTCGGTGAATTCGGCAAGAAATCCTGCTTTAGACATCTCGATTCCTCGGCTGCTGGAAGAGTTGGGGCGGTGTCTTCCAGCCTCGTCGACAGCACCTTTGCAGATGATCTTTAAGCAGTACATG GGAAGGAAGATGAGCAAGAAAACTTTTTTCAGATGCATTAGGTCGATAACGGGTGACGAAGTACTGATTTCTACAATCAAGAGAATGAGAGGGCATTAG
- the LOC103993107 gene encoding transcription factor bHLH18 isoform X1: MFLSCLREQPEMEAPAAEWYSDAGMGGNFFDQWDVIDQLTAQEIAAALEQDLQRSFSSESYNSLPADQPPASAERPKKTLKAGSWSSCTTEQNSALVPNASSPSILSFGNPDSPSDQNNIYGGLVRVVKPKKEMDALVHHGSKRNYEATVGQGSKGVNTGTRSTYHKEHIIAERKRREKLSQRFIALSAIVPGLKKMDKASVLGDAIKYLKQLEEKVKILEDQAAKRTVESAVLVKKSQLCADDDSSSCDENFDGQQCGDSLQEIEAKMSEKAILVKIHCENRKGVLVKALSEIEKLHLSVVNTSVIPFAGSSLDITVMAQIEEGFDMTVTDLVKKLNSAFRKLT; the protein is encoded by the exons AT GTTCCTCTCCTGTCTCAGAGAACAACCGGAAATGGAAGCACCAGCTGCGGAATGGTATTCTGATGCG GGAATGGGTGGCAATTTCTTCGACCAGTGGGACGTGATAGATCAGCTCACTGCACAAGAAATTGCAGCGGCTCTCGAGCAAGACTTGCAGCGATCCTTCTCCTCGGAGAGCTACAACTCCTTACCTGCGGACCAGCCACCGGCGAGCGCCGAAAGGCCAAAGAAGACCCTCAAGGCTGGTAGCTGGAGTTCCTGCACCACCGAGCAGAACTCGGCTCTGGTACCCAACGCCTCGTCTCCaagcatcctctccttcggcaaccCGGACTCGCCGAGCGACCAGAACAACATATACGGGGGTCTCGTCAGGGTGGTGAAGCCGAAGAAGGAGATGGATGCTTTGGTGCATCACGGATCCAAGAGGAACTACGAAGCCACGGTTGGGCAGGGATCCAAAGGTGTCAACACGGGGACAAGGTCAACGTATCACAAGGAACACATCATCGCCGAGAGGAAGCGAAGGGAGAAGCTCAGCcagagattcatagctttatcagCCATCGTTCCCGGCCTGAAGAAG ATGGACAAGGCTTCTGTTCTCGGCGATGCTATCAAGTATCTGAAGCAACTCGAAGAAAAGGTGAAGATCCTGGAAGACCAGGCCGCAAAGAGGACCGTTGAGTCTGCAGTTCTCGTCAAGAAATCTCAGCTCTGTGCTGACGATGACAGTTCCTCCTGTGACGAGAACTTCGACGGGCAACAATGCGGTGACAGCCTCCAAGAGATCGAAGCCAAGATGTCGGAGAAGGCCATCCTCGTGAAAATTCACTGCGAGAACCGCAAAGGAGTACTGGTGAAAGCACTCTCTGAAATCGAGAAGCTCCACCTGTCTGTCGTCAACACCAGCGTCATCCCTTTCGCTGGTTCCTCTCTTGATATAACAGTGATGGCTCAG ATCGAAGAAGGGTTCGACATGACAGTGACGGATCTGGTGAAGAAGCTGAACTCTGCTTTCAGAAAGCTTACATGA
- the LOC103993107 gene encoding transcription factor bHLH18 isoform X2, giving the protein MEAPAAEWYSDAGMGGNFFDQWDVIDQLTAQEIAAALEQDLQRSFSSESYNSLPADQPPASAERPKKTLKAGSWSSCTTEQNSALVPNASSPSILSFGNPDSPSDQNNIYGGLVRVVKPKKEMDALVHHGSKRNYEATVGQGSKGVNTGTRSTYHKEHIIAERKRREKLSQRFIALSAIVPGLKKMDKASVLGDAIKYLKQLEEKVKILEDQAAKRTVESAVLVKKSQLCADDDSSSCDENFDGQQCGDSLQEIEAKMSEKAILVKIHCENRKGVLVKALSEIEKLHLSVVNTSVIPFAGSSLDITVMAQIEEGFDMTVTDLVKKLNSAFRKLT; this is encoded by the exons ATGGAAGCACCAGCTGCGGAATGGTATTCTGATGCG GGAATGGGTGGCAATTTCTTCGACCAGTGGGACGTGATAGATCAGCTCACTGCACAAGAAATTGCAGCGGCTCTCGAGCAAGACTTGCAGCGATCCTTCTCCTCGGAGAGCTACAACTCCTTACCTGCGGACCAGCCACCGGCGAGCGCCGAAAGGCCAAAGAAGACCCTCAAGGCTGGTAGCTGGAGTTCCTGCACCACCGAGCAGAACTCGGCTCTGGTACCCAACGCCTCGTCTCCaagcatcctctccttcggcaaccCGGACTCGCCGAGCGACCAGAACAACATATACGGGGGTCTCGTCAGGGTGGTGAAGCCGAAGAAGGAGATGGATGCTTTGGTGCATCACGGATCCAAGAGGAACTACGAAGCCACGGTTGGGCAGGGATCCAAAGGTGTCAACACGGGGACAAGGTCAACGTATCACAAGGAACACATCATCGCCGAGAGGAAGCGAAGGGAGAAGCTCAGCcagagattcatagctttatcagCCATCGTTCCCGGCCTGAAGAAG ATGGACAAGGCTTCTGTTCTCGGCGATGCTATCAAGTATCTGAAGCAACTCGAAGAAAAGGTGAAGATCCTGGAAGACCAGGCCGCAAAGAGGACCGTTGAGTCTGCAGTTCTCGTCAAGAAATCTCAGCTCTGTGCTGACGATGACAGTTCCTCCTGTGACGAGAACTTCGACGGGCAACAATGCGGTGACAGCCTCCAAGAGATCGAAGCCAAGATGTCGGAGAAGGCCATCCTCGTGAAAATTCACTGCGAGAACCGCAAAGGAGTACTGGTGAAAGCACTCTCTGAAATCGAGAAGCTCCACCTGTCTGTCGTCAACACCAGCGTCATCCCTTTCGCTGGTTCCTCTCTTGATATAACAGTGATGGCTCAG ATCGAAGAAGGGTTCGACATGACAGTGACGGATCTGGTGAAGAAGCTGAACTCTGCTTTCAGAAAGCTTACATGA
- the LOC103993105 gene encoding uncharacterized protein LOC103993105: MASFHLARSGFSLALRLRLSGPPPRRPSALSLRCRLREDGGESNGEERPESLFMKELKRRGINPTSLLEEGDGGGSIGSMESEEESRGGRDERIGRTKRNGVASAELDTAVSNQRERSMLLNSEGLEGLIPRAKLLLTIGGTFFLGFWPLILITLGLFLALYIYLGPSFVHDASKVPVLPPPYIDPYTLLEDERLSQVTPHVN, encoded by the exons ATGGCCAGTTTCCATCTCGCCAGATCGGGCTTCTCGCTGGCGCTCCGTCTCCGGCTGTCCGGCCCGCCGCCCCGTCGGCCCTCCGCCCTCTCCCTCCGCTGCCGCCTCCGGGAGGACGGCGGCGAGTCCAACG GGGAGGAGCGGCCGGAGTCGTTGTTCATGAAGGAGCTGAAGCGAAGGGGGATAAACCCGACATCGCTATTGGAGGAGGGTGATGGTGGTGGGTCGATCGGATCGATGGAATCGGAGGAAGAGAGCAGAGGCGGTAGGGATGAGAGGATAGGGCGGACTAAGAGGAACGGTGTGGCCTCGGCGGAGCTCGACACGGCGGTATCGAACCAGAGGGAGCGGTCCATGTTGTTGAATAGCGAGGGCCTCGAG GGATTAATTCCAAGGGCCAAACTGCTTCTGACAATTGGTGGAACATTCTTTCTAGGATTTTGGCCTCTGATTCTGATTACATTGGGGCTTTTTCTGGCTCTGTACATT TATCTTGGTCCAAGCTTCGTGCATGATGCCAGCAAGGTGCCAGTGTTGCCGCCACCATACATAGATCCATACACACTCCTGGAAGATGAAAGACTCTCTCAGGTGACTCCACATGTGAACTGA
- the LOC135679625 gene encoding leucine-rich repeat receptor-like serine/threonine-protein kinase BAM1, with amino-acid sequence MASLRRQHLLRLLFVLVLGALAAAAEDAAEARALLDLKTTVSDPSASLSAWNSSAGVGHCSWPGVGCDPIQGSVVSLVLTGFNLSGSLFPAVGRLRHLLNLSAASNSLSGPIPAEISRLASLRHLNLSNNLLNGSFPSALARLKNLLVLDLYNNNLTGPLPVEVARLPNLRHLHLGGNFFTGVIPPEFGRWEFLEYLAVSGNELGGPIPPELGNLTRLRQLYVGYFNSFEGGIPPEIGSLPALVRLDMANCGMTGEIPPELWKLQNLDTLFLQVNGLAGDIPPELGRLRSLKSMDLSNNALTGEIPATFADLENLTLLNLFRNKLRGLIPEFIGELPALEVLQLWENNFTGGIPRQLGRSGRLQLLDLSSNKLTGTLPTGLCSENTLETVIALGNFLFGPIPETLGRCKSLSRIRMGENYLNGSIPDGLFSLPMLSQIELQDNLLTGGFPDTGAAAISPDLGEINLSNNRLSGSIPPSIGNYSGVQKLLLNQNQFSDRIPPEIGRLQELSKVDFSGNRFSGPIRPEISRCKLLTFVDLSRNELSGEIPPEIARMRILNYLNLSRNQLEGGIPPSIATMQSLTAVDFSYNKLSGHVPGSGQFSYFNASSFVGNPDLCGPYVGPCNSVTNGNGSTHARGPLSAPFKLLLVTGLLICSIAFAVAAIIKARSLKKASEARAWKLTAFQRLDFTCDDVLECLKEENIIGKGGAGIVYKGVMPNGELVAVKRLTAMSRSSPHDHGFSAEIQTLGRIRHRHIVRLLGFCSNHETNLLVYEYMPNGSLGEVLHGNKGGHLLWNTRYKIAVEAAKGLCYLHHDCSPLILHRDVKSNNILLDSSYEAHVADFGLAKFLQDSGSSECMSAIAGSYGYIAPEYAYTLKVDEKSDVYSFGVVLLELVTGRKPVGEFGEGVDIVQWVRKMTECGSNRGGVPQIVDPRLPTVPMDEVVHVFHVAMLCVEEQSVERPTMREVVQILMDAPKAAPEQGDDCEAPTKEAKEHQQPAQTSPPPDLLSI; translated from the exons ATGGCGTCGCTCCGCCGCCAACACCTTCTCCGCCTCTTATTCGTCCTTGTTCTCGGGGCGCTGGCGGCCGCGGCCGAGGACGCGGCGGAGGCCCGTGCCCTCCTTGATCTTAAAACGACTGTCTCTGACCCCTCCGCCTCCCTCTCCGCCTGGAACTCCTCCGCTGGCGTTGGCCACTGCTCCTGGCCGGGCGTCGGCTGTGACCCCATCCAGGGTTCCGTCGTCTCTCTCGTCCTCACCGGGTTCAACCTCTCCGGTAGCCTCTTTCCTGCCGTCGGCCGCCTCCGCCACCTCCTCAACCTCTCTGCCGCTTCCAACTCCCTCTCCGGCCCCATCCCCGCTGAGATTTCCCGCCTCGCCAGCCTCCGCCACCTCAACCTCTCCAACAACCTCCTCAATGGCTCCTTCCCCTCCGCCCTCGCCCGTCTCAAAAACCTCCTCGTCCTCGACCTCTACAACAACAACCTCACCGGCCCGCTACCCGTCGAGGTCGCCCGACTCCCCAACCTCCGCCACCTCCACCTCGGCGGCAACTTTTTTACCGGTGTCATCCCTCCGGAGTTCGGTCGCTGGGAGTTCCTCGAGTACCTTGCCGTCTCCGGCAACGAGCTCGGAGGCCCCATACCGCCGGAGCTCGGCAATCTTACCCGCCTCCGCCAGCTCTACGTCGGCTACTTCAATAGCTTCGAGGGCGGCATCCCGCCGGAGATTGGTAGCCTCCCGGCGCTCGTCCGGCTCGACATGGCCAATTGCGGCATGACCGGCGAGATTCCGCCCGAGCTCTGGAAACTCCAGAACCTCGACACGCTCTTCCTCCAGGTGAACGGTCTCGCCGGTGACATCCCGCCGGAGCTTGGCCGCCTCCGCAGCCTCAAGTCCATGGATCTCTCTAACAACGCTCTCACAGGCGAGATTCCCGCCACCTTCGCCGACCTCGAGAACCTGACCCTGCTCAACCTGTTCCGAAACAAGCTCCGCGGATTAATCCCGGAGTTCATCGGCGAGCTGCCGGCGCTGGAGGTTCTACAGCTCTGGGAGAACAATTTCACAGGTGGGATCCCCAGGCAGCTTGGGCGGAGCGGCCGGCTGCAGCTCCTCGACTTGTCGTCGAACAAGCTCACCGGGACATTACCGACGGGCCTATGCTCCGAGAACACGCTGGAAACTGTCATCGCTCTCGGGAACTTCCTCTTTGGCCCAATACCGGAGACCCTCGGCCGGTGCAAATCGCTCAGCCGGATCCGTATGGGGGAGAACTACCTTAACGGATCGATACCTGATGGCCTTTTCAGCTTGCCCATGCTCTCGCAGATCGAGCTCCAGGACAATCTCCTCACTGGCGGTTTCCCGGACACTGGCGCCGCCGCCATCTCTCCGGACCTCGGTGAGATAAACCTCTCGAACAACCGGCTCTCGGGCTCGATTCCGCCGTCCATCGGTAACTACTCCGGCGTCCAGAAGCTCCTCTTGAACCAGAACCAGTTCTCTGACCGTATCCCACCGGAGATTGGGAGGCTGCAGGAGCTCTCCAAGGTGGATTTCAGCGGGAATCGGTTCTCCGGTCCGATAAGACCGGAGATAAGCCGGTGTAAACTCCTAACTTTCGTCGACCTCAGCCGAAATGAGCTATCCGGAGAGATCCCACCAGAGATTGCCAGAATGAGGATCTTGAACTACCTGAACTTGTCAAGGAACCAGCTCGAAGGGGGCATTCCGCCATCCATTGCCACGATGCAGAGCCTCACGGCGGTCGATTTCTCATACAATAAGCTTTCCGGCCATGTCCCTGGCTCCGGCCAGTTCAGCTACTTCAACGCGAGCTCGTTCGTGGGCAATCCCGATCTCTGCGGCCCGTACGTCGGCCCTTGCAACTCCGTGACCAACGGTAACGGCTCCACTCACGCAAGGGGGCCGCTCTCCGCTCCCTTTAAGCTGCTATTGGTTACTGGTCTCCTCATCTGTTCCATTGCCTTTGCCGTCGCCGCCATCATCAAAGCTCGATCTTTGAAGAAGGCAAGCGAGGCCCGAGCGTGGAAGCTCACGGCTTTTCAGCGTCTCGACTTCACCTGTGACGATGTCCTGGAGTGCCTGAAGGAGGAGAATATCATCGGAAAAGGCGGGGCTGGCATCGTGTACAAGGGCGTCATGCCCAACGGCGAACTGGTCGCGGTGAAGCGGCTCACCGCGATGAGCCGGAGCTCGCCGCATGACCATGGATTCTCAGCCGAGATACAGACACTCGGAAGGATTCGGCACCGCCACATCGTCAGGCTGCTGGGTTTCTGTTCGAACCACGAGACCAATCTCTTggtctacgagtacatgcccaATGGGAGCCTCGGAGAGGTTCTCCACGGCAACAAGGGCGGCCATTTGCTGTGGAACACCCGGTACAAGATCGCGGTCGAGGCCGCCAAGGGGCTCTGCTACCTGCACCATGATTGTTCGCCGCTGATCCTGCACCGCGACGTTAAATCCAACAACATCCTGCTTGATTCAAGCTACGAGGCCCACGTCGCGGACTTTGGGCTCGCCAAGTTCTTGCAGGACTCCGGTAGCTCCGAGTGCATGTCGGCCATCGCCGGCTCCTACGGGTACATTGCTCCAG AGTATGCATACACGCTGAAGGTGGACGAGAAGAGCGACGTCTACAGCTTCGGTGTGGTGCTTCTCGAGCTGGTGACGGGCAGGAAGCCGGTGGGCGAGTTCGGCGAGGGCGTCGACATCGTCCAATGGGTTAGAAAGATGACAGAATGTGGATCCAACAGGGGCGGAGTGCCACAGATTGTGGATCCCCGGCTTCCCACGGTTCCCATGGACGAAGTCGTGCACGTCTTCCACGTCGCCATGCTGTGCGTCGAGGAACAGAGCGTGGAACGCCCAACGATGAGGGAGGTTGTTCAGATACTCATGGATGCACCAAAAGCAGCGCCTGAACAGGGAGATGACTGCGAGGCACCCACGAAGGAAGCCAAGGAACATCAGCAACCTGCGCAGACCTCACCACCACCAGATCTCCTCAGTATTTGA
- the LOC103993104 gene encoding homeobox protein knotted-1-like 6: MEEFSQLGGNLWGGLMCSTSPAAKSSGDTGAVAMVAPPSGGASVFDKGHGCIPNPLLLGSGGNQNSHLLAKHEGASSSHFPPCDVDAIKAKIISHPQYSSLLAAYIDCQKVGAPPEVVDRLSAVAQELEMRQRASLICRDAPTDPELDQFMEAYHEMLVKYREELTRPLQEAMEFLRRVEAQLNSLSLTDGSLRILSADDKFGVCSSEDDQDGSGGETELPELDASAEDRELKHQLLRKYSGYLSSLRQELSKKKKKGKLPKDARQQLLNWWELHYKWPYPSETQKVALAESTGLDLKQINNWFINQRKRHWKPSEDMQFVVMDGYHAPNAALYMDGQYFMGDGLYRLGP, translated from the exons ATGGAGGAATTTTCTCAGCTGGGAGGCAATCTCTGGGGAGGGTTGATGTGTTCCACATCTCCTGCGGCAAAATCTTCAGGCGATACGGGTGCGGTCGCCATGGTTGCACCTCCCTCGGGAGGTGCGTCTGTGTTTGACAAAGGTCACGGCTGCATCCCCAACCCTCTCCTCCTCGGCAGCGGTGGCAATCAGAACTCCCATCTCCTAGCCAAACACGAGGGGGCCTCCTCCTCCCACTTCCCTCCGTGCGACGTGGATGCCATCAAAGCCAAGATCATCTCCCACCCTCAGTACTCCAGCCTCCTCGCTGCTTATATCGACTGCCAAAAG GTGGGGGCTCCCCCTGAGGTTGTAGACCGCCTCTCCGCCGTGGCTCAGGAGTTGGAAATGAGACAGCGCGCGAGTTTGATCTGCCGAGACGCTCCTACGGATCCCGAGCTCGACCAGTTCATG GAGGCATACCATGAGATGCTGGTCAAGTACAGGGAAGAGCTAACGAGGCCATTGCAAGAGGCCATGGAGTTTCTCCGAAGGGTGGAGGCTCAGCTCAACTCCCTGTCTCTCACCGACGGCTCCCTACGCATCTTGTCCGCTG ATGACAAGTTTGGGGTTTGTTCATCGGAAGACGACCAAGATGGGAGTGGGGGAGAAACTGAACTCCCCGAGCTCGATGCATCTGCCGAGGACCGAGAGCTGAAGCACCAACTTCTGAGGAAGTACAGCGGTTATTTGAGCAGCCTCAGGCAAGAGctttccaagaagaagaaaaaggggaaACTCCCAAAGGATGCCCGACAACAGTTGCTCAACTGGTGGGAGCTGCATTACAAGTGGCCTTATCCTTCC GAGACTCAGAAGGTGGCGCTAGCAGAATCTACCGGCCTTGATCTGAAGCAGATCAACAACTGGTTCATAAATCAAAGGAAGAGGCACTGGAAGCCATCGGAAGACATGCAGTTCGTCGTCATGGATGGCTACCATGCACCCAATGCTGCACTTTACATGGATGGACAGTACTTTATGGGCGACGGCTTGTATCGCCTGGGACCTTAG